From a single Lactococcus allomyrinae genomic region:
- a CDS encoding glycosyltransferase family 4 protein: MKILLYLEAEEFLSRSGIGRAMKHQQRALDLMNVDWTKNSDEDYDILHLNTYGPKSWKMLKTAKKAGKKVIFHGHSTKEDFQNSFIGSNFIAPFFKLYLMKFYRAADLVITPTEYSASLIRGYGIKCPILPISNGIDLAKYSRNPAKELAFREHFNLSDDQKVVVTAALYFKRKGIDDFVKVAEKMPDVTFIWFGYQNLWTVPGWVRRIVKKNHPKNVLFPGYIKGEVFEGAMTSSDAFFFPSREETEGIVVLEALASHQKAVVRDIPVYKGWLDESSASLASDINGFVDKLQEVLDGRVNRTEAGYKIAQERTIEKVAKQLVAAYQQTLNL; the protein is encoded by the coding sequence ATGAAAATTTTACTTTACTTAGAGGCTGAAGAATTCCTGAGTCGCTCAGGAATTGGCCGCGCAATGAAACATCAACAACGTGCACTAGACTTAATGAATGTGGACTGGACTAAAAATTCTGATGAAGATTATGATATTTTACATCTCAATACCTACGGTCCTAAGAGCTGGAAAATGTTGAAAACTGCTAAAAAAGCTGGAAAAAAAGTTATTTTCCATGGTCATTCAACTAAAGAAGACTTTCAAAACTCATTCATTGGTTCAAATTTTATCGCACCATTCTTCAAGTTATATCTGATGAAATTCTACCGTGCAGCAGATTTAGTCATTACACCTACTGAATATTCCGCGAGTTTAATCCGTGGCTACGGAATAAAATGTCCCATCTTACCCATATCCAATGGAATTGATTTGGCAAAATATTCTCGTAATCCAGCTAAAGAACTCGCCTTTCGCGAACATTTTAACTTATCCGATGATCAAAAAGTTGTAGTAACTGCCGCACTTTATTTTAAACGTAAAGGGATTGACGATTTTGTCAAAGTCGCCGAAAAAATGCCTGATGTGACTTTCATCTGGTTTGGCTATCAAAACCTTTGGACTGTTCCAGGTTGGGTACGTCGCATCGTAAAGAAGAATCATCCTAAAAACGTTCTTTTCCCTGGCTATATCAAAGGTGAAGTATTTGAAGGTGCAATGACTTCAAGCGATGCTTTCTTCTTTCCCTCACGCGAGGAAACTGAAGGAATTGTTGTGCTTGAAGCTTTAGCTAGTCATCAAAAAGCCGTTGTCAGAGATATTCCTGTTTATAAAGGTTGGTTGGACGAGTCCTCTGCAAGTCTTGCTAGTGATATTAATGGATTTGTTGATAAACTTCAAGAGGTATTGGATGGTAGAGTCAACCGTACCGAAGCGGGTTATAAAATCGCCCAAGAGCGAACGATTGAAAAAGTAGCGAAACAATTAGTGGCTGCCTATCAGCAGACGTTGAACTTATAG